GCGGCAACTTCTTCAAGCAGCGCTGCGGCACCGCCCACGACTTTTTCCGGTGGGAAGGTCAGGCCGTCCACCCGGGTTTTCAAATCCAGCACGTCGCTGTTGAGCTTGTCGGCGAGGGCATCCAGGCCCTGGGTGGTGTTTTCCGCGAACAGGCTGTACTCGATGCGGTGAAAGCCGGTGAAGTCTTCGGCCTTCACGCCTTTTTCGTGATCGTCGACGCGCGAATCGATGGAGGCGTCGAGGTCGCTGAACAGCTCGGCGATCGGCTCGATGGACTCATAGTGCACACGGGTCGGCGCGTAGAGCTTCTTGGCGGTGGCCAGGTCGCCTTTTTTCACCGCGGCGGTGAAGGCCTGGGTCTGGGTGACCAATTCACCAATCTCTTCGGTGACATAGATCTTGTAGTCCGACACCGGGCCTACCAGGTCCAGGGGGGCCGTGGCAGCAAAGGCGGCCAGCGGCGAAAGGGTCATCAGCAACGACAACGCGAGGGTCGACTTTTTCATGGGACGGTATCCGCTCTGAGTTTGTTTTAGGTATGGGCAGTGGTGTGGGGGTGCGTTGCCGCAAGCAGCGTGCGCCCGAGGAAGTCGTCGGGCCCCGTGACCCCTGGCAAGGTGAAGAAATAGCCACCGCCGACGGGCTTGAGGTATTCCTCCAGGGGCTCGCCGTTGAGCCGGGTCTGCACGCTGATAAAGCCTTTCTCCAGGTCAGCCTGATAGCAGATGAACAACAGCCCCATGTCCAGCTGACCGTTCTTGTTGACGCCGTTGGAGTAGTTGAACGGCCGCCGCAGGATCAGGTTGGCCTGGGTCTGCGGGGTGCGTGGGTTGGCCAGGCGGATATGGGCATCGAGCTTGGTCAACTTGCCTTCCGGGTCCTTGCTGTAGTCCGGGACCTGGGATTCCTTGGTGCCATCCATCGGCGCGCCGGTGGGTTTGACGCGGCCAATGATGCTTTCCTGTTCTTGCAGCGGGGTACGGTCCCAACGCTCGACAAAGTTGCGGATGATGCGCACCGCCTGGTAGCTACCA
Above is a genomic segment from Pseudomonas sp. R5-89-07 containing:
- the efeO gene encoding iron uptake system protein EfeO, which gives rise to MKKSTLALSLLMTLSPLAAFAATAPLDLVGPVSDYKIYVTEEIGELVTQTQAFTAAVKKGDLATAKKLYAPTRVHYESIEPIAELFSDLDASIDSRVDDHEKGVKAEDFTGFHRIEYSLFAENTTQGLDALADKLNSDVLDLKTRVDGLTFPPEKVVGGAAALLEEVAATKISGEEDRYSHTDLYDFQGNIDGAKKIVDLFRGQIGQQDKGFLAKVDKNFATVNKILAKYKTADGGFETYDKVKDNDRKALVGPVNTLAEDLSMLRGKLGLN